The genomic stretch GGCTTCCGTCCACATCGGCATCGGTCATGATGATCAGCTTGTGGTAACGCAGCTTGGAAAGATTCAGGGCTTTGTCGTCGTTTTCCGTGCCAATGGTTACACCCAGGGCAGTAAATATGTTTTTGATTTCTTCGTTGTCGTAAATCTTGTGCTCGGCGGCTTTTTCCACGTTCAGGATTTTTCCCCGTAGCGGCAGGATAGCCTGGAAACTGCGGTCGCGGCCCTGTTTGGCCGTGCCACCTGCTGAATCGCCCTCTACCAGGAACAGCTCGCAGCGGGCGGGATCGGTATCGGAGCAATCGGCCAGTTTACCTGGCAATCCGCTGCCGGTGAGCACGCCTTTGCGCTGTACCTTCTCCCGCGCATTGCGGGCAGCAATACGGGCTGTAGCAGAAGTAATGACTTTTTCAATGATGCGGCGGGCTTCACGCGGATGTTCTTCCAGATAGGCCTCCAGCGCAGCACCCACTGCACTGTCTACCACACCCATCACTTCTGAATTGCCCAGCTTGGTCTTGGTTTGTCCTTCAAACTGGGGCTCGGGAACTTTTACCGAAATCACGGCGCTCAAACCATCCCGAAAATCATCACCCGTAATCTCGATTTTATTTTTCTCGAATAATTTGTTTTTATCGCCGTAAGCTTTTATCACCCGCGTAATGGCTCTGCGGAAACCTGCTACATGCGTTCCGCCTTCAATGGTGTTGATATTGTTTACATAGGAAAACAGATGCTCACCATACGAATCATTATATACCATAGCCGCTTCTACGGCGATATAGGTATTTTCATCAAATGTGTTTACATAAATCGGCGAAGGTGTGAGCAGGTTGCGGCCTGCTATATTTTCATGCATCAACAGAAACTCCTGCAATCCACCTTCAGAATAAAATTCTTCCCGGTAAGGGCCTTTGCCTGCCCCCTCTTCTTCCCGTTCATCCACAAGTTCAATGCGCACGCCTTTGTTCAGATAAGCCAGTTCTTCCAGGCGTGTAGCCAAAATTTCCCGGTTGAAGGTAAGGGTTGTGAAAATGGTGGGATCGGGTTTGAAGTGAACGATCGTGCCAGTACGATCTGTGGTGCCGATGACTCGAACCGGATAAAGAGGAACACCCCGGCTGTATTCCTGTTCAAACACTTTTCCGTCGCGGTGTACCAGGACATGCAGCTTTTCAGAGAGGGCATTTACGCAGCTCACGCCCACACCGTGCAATCCGCCGGAAACCTTGTAAGTGTTTTTATCAAACTTGCCACCTGCATGCAAAACGGTCATCACGATTTCCAGTCCTGAGCGGCCATCTTTGGGATGAATATCGGTAGGAATGCCCCGTCCGTCATCTTCCACAGTGATGGAATTATCAGCATGAATAATAACCCTGATATGCTTGCAAAAGCCGGCAAGTGCTTCGTCAATGGAATTATCCACCACTTCATACACCAGGTGATGCAGTCCTTTGCTGCTGAT from Thermoflavifilum aggregans encodes the following:
- the gyrB gene encoding DNA topoisomerase (ATP-hydrolyzing) subunit B gives rise to the protein MITDNQPLVSSSAHAYTAESIQILEGLEAVRKRPAMYIGDISSKGLHHLVYEVVDNSIDEALAGFCKHIRVIIHADNSITVEDDGRGIPTDIHPKDGRSGLEIVMTVLHAGGKFDKNTYKVSGGLHGVGVSCVNALSEKLHVLVHRDGKVFEQEYSRGVPLYPVRVIGTTDRTGTIVHFKPDPTIFTTLTFNREILATRLEELAYLNKGVRIELVDEREEEGAGKGPYREEFYSEGGLQEFLLMHENIAGRNLLTPSPIYVNTFDENTYIAVEAAMVYNDSYGEHLFSYVNNINTIEGGTHVAGFRRAITRVIKAYGDKNKLFEKNKIEITGDDFRDGLSAVISVKVPEPQFEGQTKTKLGNSEVMGVVDSAVGAALEAYLEEHPREARRIIEKVITSATARIAARNAREKVQRKGVLTGSGLPGKLADCSDTDPARCELFLVEGDSAGGTAKQGRDRSFQAILPLRGKILNVEKAAEHKIYDNEEIKNIFTALGVTIGTENDDKALNLSKLRYHKLIIMTDADVDGSHIATLILTFIFRYMKELVEQGYVYIAQPPLYLIKKGNEHVYAWTEEERKKAVERLSGGKEGSVTVQRYKGLGEMNAEQLWETTMNPATRTLKQVTLESAAEADRIFSMLMGEEVQPRREFIEKHARYANLDV